One window from the genome of Crateriforma spongiae encodes:
- a CDS encoding ShlB/FhaC/HecB family hemolysin secretion/activation protein, with the protein MKISWRRSALAGCLVAAALVTPATQTQAQNYERYKPLSVPSHRFNQPTVQPESLAPVEGSDKVLVDALAGVIILDHADKVDAEDAHDGVAGIQHDFDDRSSLVYGSGVQSIVYRYLDGPVTLRRLNQMSRDIITYYRKCGQPVVDVVIPEQKITSGVVQIVVTEARIGSVTMTDGCVFEAEDLCHWVQCTRRGDKIYESRLNNDLFWLNQNPFRRVSVDMRPGDIEGTTDIIFDIDDVCPIRVYSGYEDTGVRTLGLERLYAGMIYGNAFGKGGILSYQYTADAEFYRLNAHSVSYAQPVNRKISWNAYGSWAGVTPTIPTVNQDGESWQLGMGITHHLQKTRWVDTNWSLGVDFKQTNNNLEFGGQLVQNSAADLIQLRLSFQHLRRGCRDQYGLLMWDSFVGPGAGFTGDHNTAAFNTIRANTTPDYFYTRLRAERLWNVQQNWQLMGRFVGQLASERLLFSETLGFGGYDSIRGYDQRVYSSDDGWFASLEFGPRMKRFGCCSNPNTFRAFTFVDMGSGSNIDPLPGEFGDEFLISMGLGMRLTLTDRTSLRASYGHGFEKIPGAASRDRVHIGFVSLFGPRVR; encoded by the coding sequence ATGAAAATTTCATGGAGACGCTCCGCGTTAGCCGGATGTCTGGTCGCCGCCGCGCTGGTCACTCCTGCCACGCAAACGCAGGCCCAAAACTACGAACGATACAAGCCGCTGTCGGTGCCGAGCCACAGGTTCAATCAACCGACGGTTCAGCCTGAATCGCTGGCCCCGGTCGAAGGAAGCGACAAAGTGCTGGTGGACGCGCTGGCGGGCGTCATCATTCTGGATCATGCCGACAAGGTGGACGCCGAAGATGCCCATGATGGGGTCGCCGGGATCCAGCATGACTTTGACGATCGATCGTCGCTGGTTTATGGATCGGGCGTCCAGTCGATCGTCTACCGCTATCTTGATGGACCGGTGACGCTACGTCGGCTGAACCAGATGTCGCGCGACATCATCACCTATTACCGCAAGTGCGGTCAGCCCGTTGTCGACGTCGTCATCCCCGAACAGAAGATCACGTCGGGCGTCGTCCAGATCGTCGTAACCGAAGCACGAATCGGTTCGGTCACGATGACCGATGGCTGTGTGTTTGAAGCGGAAGATCTATGCCATTGGGTTCAGTGTACACGCCGCGGCGACAAGATCTATGAAAGTAGACTGAACAACGACTTGTTCTGGTTGAACCAGAATCCGTTCCGACGTGTTTCGGTCGACATGCGGCCCGGTGATATCGAAGGCACGACAGACATCATCTTTGACATCGATGACGTTTGCCCGATACGAGTGTATTCCGGATACGAAGACACGGGCGTGCGGACGTTGGGCCTGGAACGGTTGTATGCCGGAATGATCTATGGCAATGCATTCGGCAAAGGCGGCATCCTTAGCTATCAGTACACGGCCGATGCGGAGTTTTATCGGCTGAATGCTCACAGCGTCAGTTATGCCCAACCGGTGAATCGAAAAATCAGCTGGAACGCCTACGGCAGTTGGGCCGGTGTGACGCCAACGATCCCAACGGTCAATCAAGACGGTGAAAGCTGGCAACTGGGAATGGGCATCACCCATCACCTACAGAAGACTCGATGGGTGGACACCAATTGGTCGCTGGGCGTTGATTTCAAACAGACGAACAACAACCTTGAATTCGGCGGTCAGTTGGTGCAAAACTCGGCAGCCGACTTGATCCAGCTTCGATTGTCGTTCCAGCATCTTCGCCGTGGGTGCCGCGACCAGTACGGATTGCTGATGTGGGATTCGTTTGTCGGTCCCGGTGCCGGATTCACCGGCGATCACAATACGGCCGCTTTCAATACAATTCGTGCGAACACAACACCGGACTATTTCTACACACGACTGCGTGCCGAACGCCTGTGGAACGTGCAGCAGAACTGGCAATTGATGGGGCGTTTTGTCGGTCAATTGGCATCGGAACGACTGTTGTTCAGCGAGACGCTCGGCTTCGGCGGCTATGATTCGATTCGCGGCTATGATCAGCGTGTTTACAGCAGTGATGACGGCTGGTTTGCATCGCTCGAGTTCGGTCCGCGAATGAAACGTTTCGGTTGCTGTTCCAATCCGAACACCTTTCGCGCCTTCACGTTTGTCGACATGGGCAGTGGATCGAACATCGATCCGTTGCCGGGCGAATTCGGCGACGAGTTCTTGATCAGCATGGGCCTGGGAATGCGTCTGACGCTGACCGATCGGACATCCCTGCGAGCGTCCTATGGTCACGGTTTCGAAAAGATCCCCGGTGCCGCAAGTCGCGACCGGGTCCATATCGGCTTCGTGTCCCTGTTCGGTCCACGCGTTCGCTAA
- a CDS encoding SdrD B-like domain-containing protein, translating into MHPERLESRRLMAADPIHVGVVYLETDYLESDQDVGSDSRGDRFILSFTGGAPGTELTELRINTDKYGDGVSIGDPIFDTAIGGLGKNGAHDFEIVKIETADGRVATAQAFVEDGGQELILRLTNFQAGDRLEFTMDVDEVLRQSSDLDTFNAGLDVITSGQEFQDSILEATFNAPHYETSVADALFVNDFGDPASSHGLDLPPDEGTHIDSRPNRSAAAVGTTVQTPKPVSISGYVWVDNDLDLKRESGERVLEAVEIALYQKQGNSFVDTGLRAVTGADGHYEFAKSLGLMPGEYKVVQAQPDGLFSVGAVLGQVDGQTVGSVENVNSLSNILIVDGDTEAILYDFAEADPASVSGFVYRDDNDNGRRDPGEVPLSGIRVELIPVDTIAAQSGLIATTNAAGAYQFTGLAPGNYQIVQLDQPVDLQDGTDAAGTIDGTVVGSAINPGDSIVGVQLDGGDDGIEYNFGELPLGSLSGYVYLLGPGQDCDGIREAEGNTPLQDVEIILETMDGQFIAQTVTDVDGRYFFDDLTKGQYRIREITPDGLIDGSSHVGRIGTVTVGNSIDGGLIQDIVMIAGGHGTEYNFCEAAPADISGYVYHDASDDGQRDASETGIAGTRLDLVDSSGNVIATTTTDANGFYRFADILPGDYTIREHQPDGYYDGKDSVGTIRGTHVGQLGGDGDSLAAIELKQGDLGVEYNFGELLPASLAGRVHVDLDEDCELDPGEPMLEGVVIRLLDASGNEIAMTTTDADGNYKFDNLVPGRYTVIEETPAGYFEGGSKPGSAGGLSDGPNRIGQVDLASGEVAVNYDFCERPPAEISGYVYNDADGDCVFDPQEIGIDGVTVELYDADGNLIATTQTDASGHYSFTHLQAGMYTVREIQPAGWLQGGQQAGSAGGDDSVQDTISSVPISWGDRLIQYNFCELEPSSLAGTVYVDRDGDCFQDDDEPPLQGVRIDLLDADGRIVMTTTTDADGNYRFTNLRHGTYQVIEHQPDGYFQGGQMLGSGGGQILGDDHMAVDIGIGKDLTDYDFCELPPSSLSGTVYVDADRDCVYDPEEDPLAGVRVDLIDEAGNIVATTTTDADGNYQFDNLAPGTYQIFEHQPDGYYQGGQKLGSGGGTILGQDHMSVDVMAGVALVDYDFCEQLPASLSGYVWSDQDLDRQFDGDELALSGVVVEIIDAEGQVAGRTTTNASGYYQFTDLAPGVYSVREFQPEGYFHGGETVGSHGGTVGGDDLIVAVELRGGDDAVQYNFPEVPPATISGYVFQDGDSLKLQFVPSAEDLRDYRDGMFTADDTPLSGVTLELRNVLGQIFTSDRMLPGIYNDGLVRITTDANGYYEFTGLRPGTYHVYQVQPDDYIDALDTPGSTGGVAINPADVIVDQAALITFQTLSASEATDPGSDAILNVTVAAGETSASNNFSEILVDPTLPPPLTENPESIPEVVAPIETFDRPIRLVGYAAPYTVRTLALHPIEWAVSWHLSVINAGFPRGENAGSGIVRTAGAEFNDPAWTEGEYAAGTWSAMSGDGVNLLSGVNLGGGDAIALTGDFNGDGIDETAIYVAGRWYIDLNGNGVWDEGDLWVQLGTKYDRPVVGDWDGDGKDDVGIFGREWNRDPQRVEIDPGLPDPANRRRTEVDIARLAAARILEETEDHKKQRLLRRGNRGDLRADEVDHVFKYGEHVDQPVVGDWNGDGIDQIAVFRSGQWLLDDNGDGRWTSKDSPIEFGKPGDQPVVGDFNGDGIDEIAVVRGDTWIIDTDGDRRLTANDQRIVVPRGSADSQPVTGDFDGDGKDEPGYYDEAS; encoded by the coding sequence CTGCATCCGGAACGCTTGGAATCACGACGGTTGATGGCGGCCGATCCGATTCATGTCGGTGTGGTCTATCTGGAAACGGACTACTTGGAATCGGACCAAGACGTCGGCAGTGATTCACGCGGCGACCGATTCATCTTGTCCTTCACCGGTGGTGCCCCGGGGACGGAACTGACCGAGTTGCGGATCAACACCGACAAATACGGCGACGGCGTCAGCATCGGCGATCCGATCTTTGACACCGCCATCGGCGGCCTCGGAAAAAACGGTGCCCACGACTTTGAGATCGTCAAGATTGAAACGGCCGATGGTCGGGTCGCCACCGCGCAAGCCTTTGTCGAAGACGGCGGTCAAGAACTGATCCTGCGTCTGACCAACTTCCAAGCCGGTGACCGCTTGGAGTTCACGATGGACGTCGACGAAGTCCTGCGGCAAAGTTCCGACCTGGACACGTTCAACGCCGGCTTGGACGTGATCACATCGGGACAAGAGTTCCAGGATTCCATTCTGGAAGCCACCTTCAACGCGCCGCACTACGAAACGTCGGTCGCCGATGCGCTGTTCGTCAACGACTTTGGCGATCCCGCGTCCAGCCACGGCTTGGACTTGCCGCCGGACGAAGGCACCCATATCGACAGCCGTCCCAACCGTAGCGCAGCCGCCGTCGGAACCACGGTACAAACACCAAAGCCGGTATCGATCAGCGGATACGTCTGGGTCGACAACGACTTGGACCTGAAACGCGAATCAGGCGAACGCGTCCTCGAAGCCGTTGAAATCGCGTTGTATCAAAAACAAGGCAACTCCTTTGTCGATACCGGGCTGCGTGCCGTGACCGGTGCCGATGGACACTATGAGTTTGCAAAATCATTGGGTCTGATGCCCGGCGAATACAAAGTCGTCCAAGCACAACCCGACGGATTGTTCAGCGTCGGTGCGGTTCTGGGTCAAGTCGACGGGCAAACGGTCGGCAGCGTTGAAAACGTCAACTCACTGTCCAACATCTTGATCGTCGACGGTGATACCGAAGCGATCCTGTATGACTTTGCCGAAGCCGATCCGGCATCGGTGTCCGGATTCGTCTATCGCGACGACAACGACAACGGCCGTCGTGATCCCGGCGAAGTCCCATTGTCGGGCATCCGCGTTGAATTGATCCCCGTCGATACGATCGCCGCGCAGTCGGGTCTGATCGCGACGACCAACGCCGCCGGTGCGTATCAATTCACCGGCCTGGCACCGGGCAACTACCAAATCGTCCAGTTGGACCAGCCGGTCGACTTGCAGGACGGAACCGACGCGGCCGGAACCATCGACGGGACCGTGGTCGGATCGGCCATCAACCCGGGTGACAGCATCGTCGGTGTTCAGCTGGACGGCGGCGACGACGGAATCGAATACAACTTTGGCGAACTGCCCCTGGGATCGCTTTCCGGCTATGTCTATCTGCTGGGGCCCGGCCAAGATTGCGACGGAATCCGTGAAGCGGAAGGGAACACGCCGCTGCAAGACGTCGAGATCATTTTGGAAACGATGGACGGCCAGTTCATCGCTCAAACGGTCACCGATGTCGACGGTCGGTACTTCTTCGACGACCTGACCAAAGGCCAGTACCGTATCCGCGAAATCACACCCGATGGTTTGATTGATGGATCGTCCCACGTCGGTCGAATCGGAACGGTCACGGTCGGGAATTCGATCGACGGCGGCCTGATTCAAGACATCGTGATGATCGCCGGCGGCCACGGCACAGAATACAACTTCTGTGAAGCCGCGCCGGCCGACATCAGCGGCTACGTTTATCACGACGCCTCCGATGACGGACAACGCGATGCATCGGAGACCGGGATTGCCGGTACGCGATTGGACCTGGTGGACTCATCCGGCAACGTGATCGCGACGACCACCACCGATGCCAACGGCTTTTATCGCTTTGCCGACATCTTGCCGGGCGATTACACGATTCGCGAACACCAACCAGACGGTTACTACGACGGTAAAGATTCCGTCGGCACGATCCGCGGCACGCATGTCGGCCAGCTGGGCGGCGACGGTGATTCCTTGGCCGCCATCGAATTGAAACAAGGTGACCTTGGCGTCGAATACAACTTCGGCGAACTGCTGCCGGCGTCATTAGCGGGCCGGGTCCACGTCGACTTGGACGAAGACTGTGAACTGGATCCCGGTGAACCGATGCTGGAGGGTGTCGTGATTCGCTTGCTGGACGCCAGTGGCAACGAAATCGCCATGACGACCACCGACGCGGACGGAAACTACAAGTTCGACAACTTGGTTCCCGGCCGTTACACGGTGATCGAAGAAACCCCCGCAGGCTACTTCGAAGGCGGATCCAAACCGGGATCCGCGGGTGGATTGTCGGACGGCCCCAACCGCATCGGCCAAGTCGACCTTGCCTCCGGTGAAGTCGCGGTCAACTATGACTTTTGCGAACGTCCGCCGGCGGAAATTTCCGGATACGTCTACAACGACGCCGACGGCGATTGCGTGTTTGATCCACAAGAGATCGGCATCGATGGCGTCACCGTCGAACTGTACGACGCCGATGGGAACTTGATCGCCACAACACAAACCGATGCATCGGGGCACTACAGCTTCACACATCTGCAGGCCGGCATGTACACGGTCCGCGAAATTCAGCCCGCCGGTTGGCTGCAAGGCGGGCAGCAAGCCGGATCGGCCGGTGGCGACGATTCGGTCCAAGACACGATCAGCAGCGTGCCGATCTCCTGGGGCGATCGACTGATCCAGTACAACTTCTGTGAACTCGAACCGTCCAGCCTGGCCGGCACCGTGTACGTCGACCGTGACGGTGATTGTTTCCAAGACGACGACGAACCACCGCTTCAAGGCGTTCGCATCGATCTGTTGGACGCCGACGGTCGCATCGTCATGACGACGACCACCGACGCCGACGGCAATTATCGATTCACCAATCTGCGACACGGAACCTACCAAGTCATCGAACATCAGCCCGACGGCTACTTCCAAGGCGGGCAGATGCTGGGCAGCGGCGGCGGCCAAATCTTGGGCGACGACCACATGGCCGTGGACATCGGCATCGGCAAAGACTTGACCGACTATGATTTCTGCGAACTGCCGCCGTCCAGCCTTTCGGGGACCGTTTACGTCGACGCCGACCGTGATTGCGTCTACGATCCGGAAGAAGATCCGTTGGCGGGCGTTCGCGTCGACTTGATCGATGAAGCCGGCAACATCGTGGCGACGACAACCACGGATGCCGACGGCAATTATCAGTTCGACAACCTGGCCCCGGGCACCTACCAGATCTTTGAACACCAACCCGACGGTTACTACCAAGGCGGCCAGAAACTGGGCAGCGGTGGCGGTACCATCTTGGGCCAAGATCACATGTCGGTCGACGTGATGGCCGGCGTCGCACTGGTCGACTACGACTTCTGCGAACAGTTGCCCGCCAGTCTTTCGGGATACGTCTGGAGCGACCAAGACCTGGATCGCCAATTCGATGGTGACGAACTGGCTCTGTCCGGCGTCGTCGTCGAAATCATTGACGCCGAAGGCCAAGTCGCCGGTCGGACCACCACCAACGCGTCCGGATACTACCAGTTCACCGATCTGGCACCGGGCGTCTACTCGGTTCGCGAATTCCAGCCCGAAGGCTACTTCCACGGTGGCGAGACCGTCGGCAGCCACGGCGGAACCGTCGGCGGCGATGACTTGATTGTCGCTGTCGAACTCCGCGGCGGTGACGACGCGGTCCAGTACAACTTCCCGGAAGTCCCGCCGGCAACGATCAGCGGCTATGTCTTTCAAGACGGCGATTCGCTGAAGTTGCAGTTCGTCCCCAGCGCCGAAGACCTGCGTGACTATCGCGACGGGATGTTCACCGCGGACGACACACCGCTGTCCGGCGTCACACTGGAACTGCGGAACGTGCTGGGCCAGATCTTCACCTCCGATCGAATGCTGCCCGGCATCTACAACGACGGATTGGTGCGCATCACCACCGACGCCAACGGCTACTACGAGTTCACCGGACTGCGACCGGGTACCTATCACGTCTACCAAGTCCAGCCCGATGACTACATCGATGCGTTGGACACGCCCGGTTCGACCGGCGGCGTCGCGATCAACCCGGCGGATGTCATCGTCGATCAGGCGGCACTGATCACGTTCCAAACCCTATCGGCCAGCGAAGCCACGGATCCTGGCAGCGACGCGATTCTGAACGTGACCGTCGCCGCCGGGGAAACCAGTGCGTCGAACAACTTCAGTGAGATCTTGGTCGATCCCACGCTGCCGCCGCCGCTGACGGAAAACCCGGAATCGATCCCCGAAGTCGTCGCGCCGATCGAAACGTTTGATCGCCCGATCCGGCTGGTCGGATACGCCGCGCCGTACACCGTTCGCACGCTGGCGCTGCACCCGATCGAATGGGCTGTCAGCTGGCACCTTAGCGTGATCAACGCCGGGTTCCCACGCGGCGAAAACGCCGGCTCGGGCATCGTTCGCACCGCCGGCGCGGAATTCAATGATCCGGCTTGGACCGAAGGCGAATATGCCGCCGGCACATGGTCGGCGATGTCGGGCGATGGCGTGAATCTGTTGTCCGGCGTCAACCTGGGCGGTGGAGACGCGATCGCATTGACCGGTGACTTTAACGGCGATGGTATCGACGAAACGGCGATCTATGTCGCCGGCCGTTGGTACATCGACTTGAACGGCAACGGCGTCTGGGACGAAGGCGACTTGTGGGTCCAATTGGGCACCAAGTACGACCGACCAGTCGTCGGCGATTGGGATGGTGACGGCAAAGACGATGTCGGGATCTTTGGACGCGAGTGGAACCGAGATCCACAACGTGTGGAGATCGATCCGGGGCTTCCCGACCCCGCCAACCGACGGCGCACCGAAGTCGACATCGCCCGTCTGGCCGCCGCGCGAATACTAGAAGAAACGGAAGACCACAAAAAACAGCGTCTGCTGCGACGTGGCAATCGGGGTGATCTGCGTGCCGACGAAGTCGACCACGTGTTCAAGTATGGCGAACACGTCGACCAACCCGTCGTCGGTGATTGGAACGGCGACGGCATCGACCAGATTGCTGTCTTCCGCAGCGGCCAGTGGCTGTTGGATGACAATGGTGACGGTCGCTGGACATCGAAGGACAGTCCCATCGAATTCGGCAAGCCCGGTGACCAGCCGGTGGTCGGTGATTTCAACGGCGACGGCATCGACGAAATCGCCGTGGTCCGCGGCGACACCTGGATCATCGACACCGACGGTGACCGGCGTCTGACCGCCAATGACCAACGCATCGTCGTGCCACGCGGCAGCGCCGACAGCCAACCGGTCACCGGCGACTTCGACGGCGACGGCAAGGACGAACCCGGCTACTACGACGAAGCCTCCTAG
- a CDS encoding helix-turn-helix domain-containing protein — protein MAIKVNLSRVMKEREISLTQLADEVGITLANLSILKTGKAKAIRFSTLDAICRVLECQPGDILVQEDESNAKSG, from the coding sequence ATGGCGATCAAAGTCAACTTGAGTCGGGTCATGAAGGAGCGTGAGATCTCGTTGACCCAATTGGCGGATGAAGTCGGCATCACCCTGGCCAATCTATCCATCTTGAAGACGGGAAAGGCCAAGGCGATCCGCTTTAGCACTCTGGACGCGATCTGTCGTGTCTTGGAATGCCAGCCGGGCGACATCTTGGTCCAGGAAGACGAGTCGAATGCGAAGTCGGGTTAA
- a CDS encoding DUF2975 domain-containing protein → MLGFATCLLFLIAAPSEKLSFAVLGYASDIDTTAFSVHDRQGRSLDFAFPDGVPVTLQFPESGNGVRAGLVQRAFAALVIVPCFLVGLFFIKQLRDIMKTVDQDDPFAVANARRIRIIGLLILAFELIVCFGRLAMSGFVDIMARPKGFNFNGRIHLDLELLVVALAMLVLSEVFRHGTRLRDEQSLTI, encoded by the coding sequence TTGCTTGGGTTCGCCACCTGCCTGTTGTTTCTGATCGCGGCACCCTCTGAAAAACTTTCCTTCGCCGTTTTGGGGTATGCCAGCGACATTGATACGACGGCCTTCTCGGTCCATGACCGGCAAGGGCGATCACTTGATTTTGCTTTCCCCGACGGAGTCCCGGTCACGCTGCAGTTCCCTGAGTCGGGTAACGGCGTTCGGGCCGGCTTGGTTCAGCGCGCATTCGCCGCGTTGGTGATCGTGCCCTGCTTTCTTGTCGGCCTGTTCTTTATCAAGCAGCTCCGCGACATCATGAAAACGGTGGACCAGGACGATCCTTTCGCCGTCGCAAACGCGCGTCGAATTCGCATCATCGGGCTGCTGATTCTTGCGTTTGAATTGATCGTCTGCTTCGGGCGTTTGGCGATGTCCGGATTTGTCGACATCATGGCTCGCCCCAAAGGATTCAACTTCAACGGACGAATCCATCTTGACCTGGAACTGTTGGTGGTCGCGCTTGCGATGCTAGTCCTATCCGAAGTCTTTCGGCACGGCACAAGGTTGCGCGACGAACAATCGTTGACGATTTGA
- the gluQRS gene encoding tRNA glutamyl-Q(34) synthetase GluQRS, with translation MPNSDRPQRTPATKPPHDKTSVKGRLAPSPTGAQHPGNARTYLVAHWSMIRQSAPMVLRIEDIDSPRVKPWAIQQAIDDLRWLGIEWDEGPDVGGPSGPYIQTQRTDRYDQAIAKLRSLGRVYPCTCTRRDIESAASAPHAEFGHMVYPGLCSDWTEGDPIPAEGTYCWRFRVRDQVVHFDDAVAGSQSLNPRRDLGDVPVTRKTGEAAYQLAVILDDDAMGVTEVVRGDDLIDSTFWQIELADALGLSVPSYAHVPLVIGDDGRRLAKRHGDTRLDHLRRCGVDPQDVILWAAGSLGIGDLPTAGEWETDRLHRHIAAQMDWTTVNRDRVVVPSKWTRLG, from the coding sequence ATGCCGAATTCTGACCGCCCCCAAAGAACGCCTGCCACAAAACCCCCGCACGACAAAACGTCGGTCAAAGGTCGCCTGGCGCCGTCGCCCACCGGCGCCCAGCATCCCGGCAACGCGCGGACGTACTTGGTCGCACATTGGTCGATGATCCGGCAATCGGCCCCGATGGTGCTGCGGATCGAAGACATCGATTCGCCTCGCGTCAAACCCTGGGCGATCCAACAAGCGATCGACGATCTGCGCTGGCTGGGCATCGAATGGGACGAAGGCCCTGATGTCGGCGGCCCCAGCGGACCGTACATCCAAACGCAACGTACCGATCGATACGACCAGGCGATCGCCAAGCTGCGATCTCTGGGCCGCGTTTATCCGTGCACTTGCACGCGACGCGACATCGAAAGCGCCGCATCGGCACCGCATGCCGAATTCGGACACATGGTCTATCCCGGCCTATGCAGCGATTGGACCGAAGGCGATCCGATCCCAGCGGAAGGCACGTATTGCTGGCGATTTCGAGTCCGCGACCAAGTCGTGCACTTTGATGATGCCGTTGCCGGTTCCCAGTCGTTGAACCCGAGACGCGACTTGGGCGATGTTCCGGTGACACGCAAGACGGGTGAAGCGGCCTATCAACTGGCCGTGATCCTCGATGATGATGCAATGGGGGTGACGGAAGTCGTTCGCGGCGACGACTTGATCGACAGCACGTTCTGGCAAATCGAATTAGCCGACGCATTGGGGCTTTCGGTGCCCAGCTATGCTCACGTCCCGCTGGTCATCGGGGACGACGGACGTCGACTGGCCAAACGTCACGGCGATACGCGGCTGGACCATCTGCGTCGCTGTGGCGTTGACCCGCAAGACGTGATCTTGTGGGCCGCCGGGTCATTGGGGATCGGCGATCTGCCGACCGCCGGCGAATGGGAAACGGACCGCTTGCATCGCCACATCGCCGCCCAAATGGACTGGACAACCGTGAACCGTGACCGCGTCGTGGTGCCGTCAAAATGGACACGATTGGGCTGA
- a CDS encoding WD40 repeat domain-containing protein: MPSNPSRASGPADVSRLPRIVSRRSALRRMLAAALIASPVDWTQPSSAAPPDATQLTVNMRVPHDGQVLRLRHVTKDDQSVVITAIASDPAGRLIAAAGDDLAIRLIDAETMEVVRTVTDDATHHHRDVIRTLAFDDSGHRLVSSGNDGCIVIRHSAADFAATQHIDGAPALTCVRFHPSGRQMAAVGFDEEVFLIGKPAAQTKLRCGCRDLRSIAFSPDGKVMAVGGRVGDVHLFSTDPVKANGDHSLHRGRIRSMAFRRGSDSMVSVGEDGDVVVFDVNNRKIARRVHVGNCRLFCVTMLDSRIAAAGGSDNRIHLIDTDAGQLIGHLAGHRGTISDVAQAGQWLYSGSYDATIRRWDLHSLQESVPQLAGREDRIVERPNRLDR; the protein is encoded by the coding sequence ATGCCATCGAATCCATCCCGGGCGTCCGGCCCCGCCGATGTGTCGCGGTTGCCCCGAATCGTGTCCCGTCGGTCCGCCCTTCGTCGCATGTTGGCCGCCGCACTGATCGCTTCGCCCGTCGATTGGACACAGCCGTCCAGCGCTGCGCCGCCAGATGCCACGCAGCTGACCGTCAACATGCGAGTCCCGCACGACGGCCAAGTCCTGCGACTTCGACACGTCACCAAAGACGACCAATCGGTGGTGATCACCGCGATCGCTTCGGATCCGGCCGGCCGTCTGATCGCCGCCGCCGGCGACGACTTGGCCATCCGCCTGATCGACGCGGAGACGATGGAAGTCGTGCGAACGGTGACCGACGATGCCACGCATCACCATCGCGATGTGATTCGGACACTGGCCTTTGACGATTCCGGACACCGGCTGGTTTCATCCGGAAACGACGGTTGCATCGTGATCCGTCACAGCGCCGCGGACTTTGCCGCCACCCAGCACATCGACGGTGCCCCGGCGCTGACCTGCGTCCGATTCCATCCGTCCGGTCGTCAAATGGCGGCGGTCGGATTCGACGAAGAAGTGTTTCTGATCGGAAAGCCGGCCGCACAAACCAAGCTGCGTTGTGGATGTCGCGACCTTCGCAGCATCGCCTTCAGCCCCGACGGCAAAGTCATGGCCGTGGGCGGTCGCGTGGGCGACGTGCATCTATTTTCCACCGATCCGGTCAAAGCCAACGGTGACCACTCGTTGCACCGGGGCCGGATCCGCAGCATGGCGTTCCGTCGCGGTTCCGATTCGATGGTTTCGGTGGGCGAAGACGGCGACGTGGTGGTTTTTGACGTCAACAATCGCAAGATCGCCCGCCGCGTGCACGTCGGAAACTGTCGTTTGTTCTGCGTCACGATGCTGGATAGCCGCATTGCCGCAGCCGGTGGCAGCGACAATCGCATCCACTTGATCGACACCGACGCTGGCCAACTGATCGGACATTTGGCCGGACACCGCGGGACGATCAGCGATGTCGCCCAGGCCGGCCAATGGCTGTATTCCGGAAGCTATGACGCCACGATCCGCCGCTGGGATCTGCATTCGCTTCAGGAATCCGTTCCGCAATTGGCCGGTCGCGAAGACCGCATCGTCGAACGGCCCAACCGTCTGGATCGCTAA